In Lycium ferocissimum isolate CSIRO_LF1 chromosome 3, AGI_CSIRO_Lferr_CH_V1, whole genome shotgun sequence, the genomic window caactgaatcagatCACTAACAAGAGGAATGCACACACGCTCTCTAATCCTCAgtatgccctcagaatcaatcacggcttccttggcctcacccctcgAAACCCTATCTCatatcttgctcaactgagcatcctcaaactgatgagccttGGTCCTATCGAATAATGATGACCTCACCTCTATGcaagccaaaatcctgcccggggctgaaatatcaagacggacaaaactgttggccagagtctgaacctccatggccaacgagCGCTCGAAAACAACCCATCGAGCTAAGCTCCCCATACttactgccttgcgactcaaggcatcgaCCACCATATTGGCTTTACCAGGGTGATAcaaaatagagatgtcatagtccttcaggagctccatccattagcgctgcctggaattaagatatCTCTAGGTAAACACATGTTAAAGGCTACGGTGATTagtaaaaacctcacaatggacactatacaagtaatgcctctaAAGCTTCAAGGCGAAGACtacggccaacaactccaaatcattaatagggtaattcttctcgtgaactTTTAACTGATGGGaggcataagctatcaccctaccctcttgcatcaacaccgcacccaaacccatacgggaagtatcacaataaacGCACGAAGTCTTTGCCCTCCACATGTAAGGCTAGGATACGGGACGTGGTCAAAAAAGCTTGAGATTTTAAAAGGTCTCCTCGCAATCATTCATCCACGGAAGGAATATCCTTTTGAGTCAATTAACAAAACAATGGCGACAAAAACCCTTTACAAAGCGACGGTAATAACTGGcaaaacccacaaaactacaaATCTCGGTAActgtagtgggcctcgcccaactactcacagcctcaatctttcatggatcaaccataatcccctcgttggacaccacatggcccaagaatgctactgactccaaccagaactcacacttggaaattttagcaaacaagctatgcttcttcaacaacccaaggatgacacgaagatggctctcatgctccactctacttttggaatacaccaagctgtcatcaataaacacaatcataaaagaatccaggaacggcctaaagatgccattcatcaaagtcatgaatgcagccggggcattggtaagcccaaaagacatcactagaaactcatagtggcgaTATCTCGTCCAAAATGCTGTCTTCAGAATATCCTTTGCCCTGATtttcaactggtgatagccaGAATGGAAATCGATCTTTGAAAATACCGAAGCACCCTAAAGCTGGTCGAACAggtcatcaatacgaggcatggGGCAATTGTTCCGAATGGTGACCCTGTTCAACtggcgataatcaatacacttcctcatagtcccatctttcttcttcacaaataacacgggAGTACCCCAAGGGGAGATGCTCgatctaatgaaccccttgctcaacaaatcctgcaattgttccttaagctccctcaactcggtaggtgccatccgatatggtgggatGAAAATAGGGCAAGGGCCCGGGTGCACATCAATATCGTGATCGGTTGGCATACCCGGCAAATCTGACGGAAATACCTCTGCGAACTCGCTTAcaataggaatagactcaaggggtggagatgcaacagccgtatcacgaacatgcgccaaatacactaaacaccccttacttactaacaTCTTTgcccgaaggaaggaaatgatcttctttggagcgggactaggagtacctctccactcaagcTTAGGAATGCCCAGCAcggctaaagtgactgtcttaGTGGGACAATCCAAGATCGCATagtaaggagaaagccaggacatacccaatataatatcaaagtccaccatatcaagaatcatcaaatctacctaAGTGTCATACctcataaaagtaaccaaacaagaccggtagactcgatcaacaatcacagaatcttcgaccggagtagacacataaacaggtatatctatgctatcacaaggtaaatcccaaccaacgacatgaaatgcagatacatacgaataagtggatccaggatcaaataacacaaatCCAGCTCTATGACGGACAGAAATGGCACCTGAGATCagagcatctgaggcctctgcctcgggcctaccaggaaatgagtaacaatgggctccaccaCGTCCAATCTGGGATCCCCCTCTCGCACTCTGAGTACCACCTCTAGCTAGTTGGGACCTACCTCTAGAACTATGGGAATTACCGCGGCACCGGCCCGACCTTTGCCTGCAGAAGTCCCTCCTCGACCACCGGATGATACAGGAGTCCTCGGCGGCTGATAATCCTGCCTAGGTCAGGGACATCTCCTGGCAACTTGCCCAACCTAGGATGAAATAAACTAGAAGTCCTTTCGGCCCCTTGTGACtgtgaattgaatgaataaatagatgaaataaagaaataattcaACTAACACTTCGAACCAAGAACAAGAAATGGAAGAACGAAAGTCGTATGGTTTCACAAAGACTCTGTggctaaaaagtaaaaaagatatATCGAAGTAGTTCTGATGATTCAATAATCTTATTACTTCAATCCGAAGTTCTTAGTTACTTCAACTGGATGAGTCCTAGCAATGTTATAATTAAGTCATAATTCATTGGTTGATTGTATCATTaaccatttcttttttttttttttggtacgaGGAATTTATCATGAATCCACTGATTTATGCCGCTTCGTTATTGTTCTTTTGGATTAGTAGTAGGTCTTGCTTATTGAACTGGAGTTGGTCAAGGGACTCACCTTGCAGGTCAAAGCGTAGAGGTATCGCGAGACGGACGAGGGCGAAGGAAAAATATGAGGTACGCTATTGCATAGTCTAGCTTTTATGGAAGCTTTAACAACTTATGGACTGGTTGTAGCATTAGCACTTTTATTTGCAAATCCTTTTGTTTAATCTTAGCTTAGAGCTtagaaatatgaaaaagaaataaatttttcatattttattgcCTTCAACTTGTCGTTTGCTTTTTCAAATTCTATCAAGATTTCCCTCCTCCAATTCTTTATTCTTTGACAAAAGAACCTACGGGAAAGGCTGAATTACGGATGATGAATTAGCATGCTGACTCGCTTTCATCCTTCCCTTTCATAGACCAAGGGAAAATCTTTTTAGTAAGTGTTAGTGTTCCAATAACCAATAAAAGGGCTAGTTCATTAGTTCATAATTTAAAACTAACtcgaatattttttttttgactcaaaGCCCACATAAttagaaatcataccaacctagtggatttaacaccacaaccatgcccgagggcctatcatgctttccccatcAATAAATACATAACACATGCGATTCGCTAACCAAAGTCTAagaaggtaagtcgtaacctacctcgattgCCTAACACGAGCCACGAACAGCCATCTTGAGCTTCTCCATTTTTGGGTATACGTCTGAATGAGCAAAGTCTTAATCAAACAAGTATTCTACATTAGTACGATGAACATTCAAACTACACACTCCTAGAAGGACTCCCACGACTCTTAAGAAAATGACCCCGAGCCCACAAGGGAAAATTAGGAACTTGTAGTTTAAACCTACACTACCCATGCTCTAATTAGTCCAAAACTTAATTATCAATGACATCCTTATTTTCCCCAAATTCCCAAGGATGGGCAAAACCCCAAACAACCCAATTAGACATCAAGCTTAGAAGTTGGAAAAGGTTTACCCAACTAATAACTATGAGACCCTCCAAAACCATCCAAGATTTGATTAAGAAAATCATTTACCCACCTAGGGTTTCACAAGTCATAAAAGTCTCCCCCAAAGCccaactcaaaacatgaaataactaATGGGAGATACGGGACTAAAGGAGAAGAAATAAGATAGGGGAcaaatcttaccttctccatATGGCCTTGGAACCTCTAAAAATGCTCCCCAAACCAGCTCTAGaaaattattttggaaaatgaGGTCCAATCCTGAAATAGGGAAATAAATGCTAGGTTTGTCCAGCAATATCCGCTAACGCAGAACTTTCCTCGCAGAGGCAAGAACGCTATCCGCAGACGCGAGAACACTTATACAGTCAGATTTCCGCAGATGCAGAAGAAGAAACACAGAAGTGGACTCGCGGATGTGGCCCAACATGCGCAGAGGCGAGCTGCCTGAACTAGAATTGGAATTTCCCACCAATTTTCCAAGGCCGTCTAAAGATCAAACCTTACCTGTGTAATTCCACGAGGAGTCTCAAAGTTTCTAAGAACCACGCCACTTGTTCTTGCGAACCAAGATACACGTGATAATAATAAATCTCGAGAAGGTGTCTTCCCAAAGTAAAAGGGGGAAAATTTCATAACGAGcgaacgggtcattacattatCCCATTTATTAAGTTATGAAGTCATAGTTTCAAAACTACGAGATACTCCGCTCTAAGAATCTTACAAGCTGAATTCATCAAATCTAAATCTTGGTTCCGCTTCTAATTAATATTTGGTTGATTGCAGGATTTCTATAATTTCTTATTGGATTCAGGAATGGACCTAATATTATTAACAAATTCTGAATTGACACGAGCAATTGCAATAAAGATAGATTCAAAATACCTACAATCTTCGAGGTATACTCCAGGTAGTAATGGTGATCTTGCAAGCTTGATGAATGGTGTTGTTAGAAAGAAACTCAAAATTATCCCAGAAAGTGTTCGGTGAgttccttattattattttttttttgggaaagttacacatttggctgctcacaaaaaataattacattctCTACACaaatactccttccgtttcaatttatgtgaacatatttctttattagtccgtgccaaaaagaatgattcctttctatatttggaagcaattacctttatgcaatgatttataagcacaaaaaaatatatgtgactcatttaacaccacaagtttaaaaatcttcttttcttttttaaactgtgtgcccagtcaaataggttcacatGAATGAAACGGATGGGGTATAcattgcttatatatatatatatatatacatactcccTCTAGATAAAAAAAGaatgtccacttagccatttgcacactctttaagaaaatactaactcctagacaaaaatagatattttgactaaactgcccctaattaaataggtattgggatttgatcacgtaagtattgggatttgatcacgtaacacttaatagggtcaaattgggatttgatcacgtaacacttaatagggtcaaatatgaaaaaataaggttaattctttcttgatttaataagtggacactctttttgactcaagaaaaaaaaaggctaagtggataATCTTTTTAATCTAGAAGGAATAATATATTTTCCGGCAATTATTTTAATAAGAAGCTATATAGACTAAAAATCccttcttattttttcagaatGAAGTAAAAGGAAAAGGCTAAATGTTGTGTTTTGCAGATGGCGATCACAGTCATATCCCATTTTTGATTCCTTACATGGTGATTTACATATTATTAGAGTTGTTTGGTATTGGTAAAGAGGATTTACAATGTGTTTCTCCCTCTTTTCAATTATAGAAATATGTTTAAAGATACgaaatttaagaagaaaaaaaggactTTTGAAAGTGATTTTATACACGCCATAACATTTATATGattctaaaatatattttaaatttgtgatCTTAGATATGTTATAACATTTGTGTGGCTAAAAAAACCTtcttattaagggtaaaataagaagtttaAATTAACTTACTTTCAAATATATGTACAATTCTCTTAAatgaactaaaaaggaaaaagaatcacATCAATTGTAATGGACGGGGTAATTCATAGTTTTGACTCTCAGCTTTGATTTTGCATTTGTGAATTCTCTAGCATCTAATCATAACTCTGTCTTGtaatatgaattaaaatttattcataACCCATTTCCTTATACGAAATTTTTGTacttgaaggaaaatattttatttgataaactctATTAATCTTTGAATAATCTCTACAATTTTCACAAtctctcttgttttctcttatTATGAAAATAGCTAGTAGCACacctatttataatagtaaggatcctactttaactcaaaacagGAAAATCTATTCCTATGctaatttgactataaattCTAACTACACATGAATTAAAATACCAAATCCTAACCAATTTTGATTtcctacaattttgaattattatttccaacatTCTCCATAATCCAAAATTGTATATCTAATTCTTGATCCACTTGTCACCATCTTCAAATTGCTGAGGCACTTGTTTTCAACCCatcaattgttgaagcactttctctttAACATTCACAATcgttgaagcactttctctccaaTATTCCAATTTTTGCTGCTCTTTCTCACCAACCTTCAATtattgaagcactttctcttcaaccttcaatCGTTGGAGtactttctctccaacattctaatttgttgatgcactttctcacCAACCTTTAATTGCTGAaactctttctcttcaaccttcacaatcgttggagcactttctatacaacattccaatttgttGATGCGCTTTCTCACCAACtttcaattgttgaagcactttctcttcaaccttcacaatcgttggagcactttctccagcattccaatttgttgatgcactttctcatcaaccttcaattgttggagcactttctctccaacattccaattgttgatgcactttctcatcaACCTTCAATTGTTGGTGCACTTTCCCTCCAACCTTCATTGTTGAAGCACGTTCTCGTCAACCTTCAATTGTTGGTGCACTTTCCCTCCAACCTtcattgttgaagcactttctcgTCAACCTTCAATTGTTGGAGTACTTTCTCTCCAACCTTTCAATTGTTGATGCACTTTCaaccttaaattttttttttttttttttaactttcttCTCCAACTTTTAGAGAAGACAATTCCTTACTCATGTGCATATTTTCTTGCACCTCtttaaatttataatatttttgtcAGTCGTTCTCAGCATGATTATTTttcatgcatatcattggccCGGCGTTTGCCAACATAATCATCATTGGCCAGACGGGCGACGCATGTTGGCTAGTGCCGCCCTTCGGCAGTGGaatttatttaattctttacCAGGATCGTAGAAGCTCTGATacaaatttgaaggaaaatattttatttgataaactctATGAATCTTCAAGTTCTCTCAACAATCTCTACAATATCTCTTACTCCCTCTTGTTATGAAAACAGCTAGTAGCACCCCTATTTATTATAGTACGAAACCTACGTTAACTCAAAATAGAAAAACCTATTTCTATACTAATTTGACTATAAAATCTAACTATACATGAATTAAACTATCAAATCCTAaccaattttgaattattattttcagcATTACTCTTCTCGTCTCTCGATCCATCTGCTGAGAATATAATTAACTAAATAAAAGAGTGTTCTCTAACAGTTTAAGCTAGTAAATGAGATCGTCAATCCTAAATCATGAGAAAAGAATCAGGCCGCACATGAGGAGGCGTGTTAATATAATTAACTAATAAAAGTATTCTCTCATTGACTTATTATCCACACTTTTACTTCAACCCAAGAAGAAGGCTTTCTCAAACCTTTGAAAAAAGCACCATTGTCaattaaaaattcatttttctctGCTACTTGAATTGGAAATATGTGCAATATTTGCTTCGGGTTTCTGATGCTTTTAATTACATATGAGTTTGCTTTTATGCAGGTTGATGAACTGTTAGCTAAAGGAGTGAATGTAATTGTGTACAATGGGCAAGTAGGGCTCTTTCCCAAATGGAGAGTTTATGCAACTATCTTAAAGATAATTTTTGTAGTGTTAATTAATTTCATTGACAGTCACTcgacttttattttattgtatcaAAATAGTCATTCAAcattaattaaatataatgaaaaccacttaacttttttttttttttaaccaaagcGTCACTCAACTTTTTCTCTAAATATCATAAAAAGTCACTGGGAAGAAACAAATGAGGTATTTTCTATGATATTTAGACAAAATTGAGTGACCTTTTTATTACGAAAAAATAGTTTAGTGACTTTAGTGCAGTAAAATAAACGTTAAATGATTATCGATGAAATTATCCCTTTTTGTTACTAAATCGTTTCAATGGCCCTAACTATTTTATCTTTTCTGGCTAATAAATGACaaatttgggagaaaataaattattcAGAAATATTAATTATAGTTCTTTTGTTTGATTATAACCATTATTGGTGTTTATCTTTTGTGAATGAATTATTGCAGCTTGATGTCATTTGTTCGACTAATGGAGCAGAAGCATGGGTTAAGAAGCTAAAGTAAGAAATGACTCCTTATTTTTGTGGAAATTTCAGATCTTCATAATTGTAGTACCTATAATATGGGGACACAAGTAACTtctcaaaataaatattttagtatCTCTAAATACTTAAATTCAGCATCTTCAAGTTGGTTTATCCTTCAGTATTTGCATTATATTTGATAATACTATTTGAAATATTTgtgaaatattgaaaaattatttgaggaGTATTTCTAGTGAAAATATGGTTTTCACTCATAAATTCTCAAATAGCATTTTCTGGCGAGCTCTAATATGATCCGATTTATAAGTAAGCATCTATTGTAAAATATGTGCAACCCGGCAACCCCAAACTCTTCTAGAGCCTAATATTGTTGAATTGCCTACTTATTATTGAAGCATTTATTCTCCTCATATCAACTTGCATTGTCATTATTGTCTAAAACTTCAGGTGGGAAGGTCTGAAAACTCACTCGACTATGGGAAGGAGTCCAATGCATTGTGGGGATGACAAAATTACTAAGGGCTTCACCAAGTCTTATGAGGATTTTCACTTCTATTGGATTCTTGGAGCTGGTCATTTTGTAAGTCAAATTTGTCTTGAGATGTTTCTTAATATAGGACGTCGAAAGGACTCTTCACATTAGTAGCTTTTGCTCAAATcctttatatattaaaatattcactAATTATCTTAAAactagtatacgtacccgcGCTACGCGCGGATCGCttcaaagtaaaaaaaagaGCGGAGAGAAATAATAGAAACAAATGTATATAAACCATGTGTGACATATTACAAAATTTTATACTCTCAGTTTTCTGAATCAATCTTATTACAAATGATGCTTAAGCTAAtattcatgtataaaataaCATAAAGACCAATTCTTGTAAGaaataaatacattaaatgATACGTCGTGAATAATCAATCTTTGTTTTATCTATTCTTGTTAATTTTGTACACTTCACTTTAGATTAAAGATCTGTGGAGTTCAAACATGTGGCAAGCCTTGAATCATGGACAGCTTCTCCACCTTTAAGCCTAGTTTATTGTCCTCCATGCCGAGGTTATTTAATAAGAGATCTAGTTCCTTTTATATGTCTTCAAATCCCTCACAACTGTTGTACTTCTACTCTACATTTACGACTCGACAGTAATTCAAAATGGTCTGTATAATGAcatcataatataccaagaaAGCTTTTTAACAGCTATGTcgatgatattatgatattccTAAGCTATGGTGAGATAAGTGGTTAGTCACTTCTTTCTGATAAATTGCCCTATCGAAGCTTCCCATCATCCATATTTGTGCAGCATGACTACCCTGTTTTTGAAGCTTCCTCTAGAGAACCTAGCGTTTTGACGTCGAATTAAGTGCACTAACTCTTCCTTTGAGAAATTAAACATCTACTGACCTAGTCACAACACAATAACGGTGAGATACGTTCAGTAAATCCACAAGTTCATAACCATTCTCCAATCCTCATTCGAcccaacaaaattatttaatatgCAACATAAAATCAACGCCGCTCACAATTTTCATTATTACGTTTTGTATAACTAAATGCCAGCAACAACTTAAACAGAGAACTTCAATCATCTGGCTATCCTACATAGCATTGTTATAGGAGTTTGACAAAACTTTTTCTAACGAAAGAACTACCAAGACTTCACCGCATATAGTATCAAACTTTTCTCTATGAGCGCCTATAAAAATCAAGCTATCAAATAGTCCTgtttctatgaaaattttggcaggTACCATATCACACAAACTAAATTTGCATGTCACAATGGATAATATGGAAGTTCAGCACCAATTTGATAACAGTAATATTCAGTATGAGAAAACACATAGGTCTAATTTGAAGcatgaaaacaaaataaatacactgtttatgttttcttttcttttcggTTCCCTGCTCCTCCTTGTCCTCTTGTAATTACTGCAATCCCGCTGTAGGCACTAAATAAGATGTAAGTAGCACATGTGAAATAATATGCTGGAAACACGCTAATCAGCTACTCAGCTAACACAAAGGATCACATTATATGACCATTCCATCAAACAGTTCAAGCCACATCAATTGCAGCTAATTGCTCTTTAGTATCCTAGAATATCAAATTTAAGGCATGGCACAACATTCGATAATGTCTTCCTTCGCAAACTACGTCGGGTAATTCCATTTAGCCAAAATTGAGTCAAGTATAACTAATAATAACCAAAAGACTGTGAAAAACGCTATATGCCAGATTATAGCAATAgatggaaaaagaagaaggagaagttaCATGCAAGAACTCGACAAAAAGGAGAACTGACATTGAAATTGATAATCTGCTCCAGTCTTCTAAATTTAATCGCAGCACAATCATATGGCCCAAAGTTAATAGGAAAATGTAACACTGTTATTTGACAGAGAGAGCGAGAGATATTTACCTCCTGCAGTTGGAAAATACAATTAAGAGGAATAGAGAAGACAATTAGAAAACTATAGTAAATTACATCTATTCAGAATTTAGGAGATAATCAAACTCAACTCATCATAGGATTTGAATTGTACTAAAGGCATGAATAAGATTATAATTGTGTTTTTACCATCTATTTCCTTTAGAATATCCTTTTCCTCGTTCTCATCTGTAGCAAAGGGAAGACCCCTGTGGATAGTAGAAACAGGGTGGCGACGATTACACAAACAATGAGGACTACTTATTTTGGAAATGCTTATATTTAAACTTTGAAatgattttttcctttttccagtACATAAGCTTTACTAAGCTTCCTAATTCCTGCAGAGTTCTTTTCATGCGATCACTACTGAGACCAGTGGAAGCTACAATAGGATTTGAATGACAATACTCATACTATGAATCAAAATAGTGTATGTTAATGTATCCATAAAGAAAGTAGAATTCCCAGGAGATCTCTTAGAGCAATTAGCTGGCGATTATAACTAAAAGGAAGGAATTATCTCAATCataaaaaatattcaagaaagaaGTTGTCAGTTAGTTATAGGCCTCATTATATAGTCATACAATAGCAGTGCCTGCTACTTTACAAATGAGAGAAGCAGTGTCTGCAAAGCAAGTCCTGCTATCATTCTTCTCCATAAACCTTGCAagataaaattcaaaattgggATAAATTAGATCTCTGTCGTAATTTTTTTAGGTTGAAATAAGTTATGAGATTCAAAAGTTCAAAGTGTTTCCTATTCACCATCAGTAGTTTCCCATAAAACATGCTTACAAATGTAGACTTAGATTaaactttgatatatatatatatatatatatatacacacacacacacatacatacacacacacacacatatgatCCTAGAGGAATACCAAAAACATAGTAAGATCCCAAATTGATATAAGCCACAAAACCTGACGATTATTGTGGATGTACTTAAAAAATGAAGGAATCTCTGGAGAGAAATATTGTTCATTGCCTTGCTTCCGAGAGTAGTGCATAATCTATATAAATGCTAAAAGATCCAgcagaagaaacaaaaagaacaaCTATTGAAAAAATCCACAATAATATGTGATCATGAGATGAAAGTTAGAATCCAacgaatattttgaaacaactCAAGAAGCACTACACATTGAAGTCTATTTTACTGAACTTCTCACTATTTTTTTAGATCTAATTTGCAGAATGTAGTCTATATTCCATTTCCATTTCTTCAATGCATTTCATCCAATTAC contains:
- the LOC132051139 gene encoding serine carboxypeptidase-like 51, whose amino-acid sequence is MQVDELLAKGVNVIVYNGQLDVICSTNGAEAWVKKLKWEGLKTHSTMGRSPMHCGDDKITKGFTKSYEDFHFYWILGAGHFVPVDQPCLALDMVASITQPPAVP